The Coffea arabica cultivar ET-39 chromosome 8e, Coffea Arabica ET-39 HiFi, whole genome shotgun sequence genome window below encodes:
- the LOC113703133 gene encoding pentatricopeptide repeat-containing protein At5g39680, producing MVLKLLLIIEAHQLVYNEWIASLAGGSPSMPAQKPPFDPRSVINWQAPWRLKSNHDHPAVKLLKISAGTKNLKLGTIIHAHLLVSNQASENNVVENNTLLNLYAKCGQLSGAQRVFDGMRMRNVVSWGTLMAGYFHAGFCSEVLELSRDMVKVDNLRLNKYVLSTVLSGCAGDGLYCKGQQCHGYAEKSGLIFNQHVKNTLMCMYSMCEDVEGAMRVFNGVPGIDIFTYNSLLTALLEHGSLSEALDVFRKLLEADVEWDGASYVGVLGLCACLKDLKLGSQVHSRMLKSGFNSDMFVNCAMIDMYGKCGEITKARKAFGSLKARNVVSWTAILAACLQNECFEEALKLFFEMETDGVRPNEYTFAVLLNSSASLSAVAYGTSLHAHIEKVGYEDFVIVGNALVNMYSRNGDIELAYSVFAKMRSRDPITWNSMISGYSHHGLGKEALTVFRDMLAAEEKPNYVTFIGVLSACGHLGQVEQGFYYLNHSMNMLGIEPGLEHYTCIIGLLGKAGQLDEAENFMRSMPVKWDIVAWRTLLNACHVQRNYRVGMRAAEVILRMDPNDVGTCILLSNMHAKFKRWDGVVKMRKLMRERNIKKEPGLSWTEIRNNTHIFIAGDNKHPESVQIQKKVRELLAEIKPLGYVPDQASALHDVEEEQKVDYLTFHSEKLAIAYALMKTPPNAPIRVIKNLRICDDCHSAAKLISKVTNRLIVIRDANHFHTFRNGICSCADYW from the coding sequence ATGGTTCTCAAATTGTTACTAATAATAGAAGCCCATCAACTGGTATATAATGAATGGATAGCCTCATTAGCTGGCGGGAGTCCATCAATGCCCGCGCAAAAGCCGCCGTTCGATCCCCGATCAGTTATTAATTGGCAGGCGCCTTGGCGCCTAAAATCAAACCACGATCACCCTGCAGTCAAGCTACTGAAAATTTCAGCAGGCACAAAAAACCTCAAGCTTGGCACAATAATTCATGCCCATTTGTTAGTATCCAACCAAGCCTCCGAAAACAATGTTGTTGAGAACAATACTTTGCTTAATCTTTATGCCAAATGTGGCCAATTATCAGGCGCACAACGGGTGTTTGATGGAATGCGGATGAGAAATGTGGTGTCATGGGGCACCTTAATGGCTGGGTATTTCCATGCTGGGTTTTGTTCAGAGGTTCTTGAATTGTCGCGAGACATGGTTAAAGTGGATAATTTGCGGCTTAATAAATATGTGTTATCCACAGTTCTTTCTGGTTGTGCCGGTGATGGCTTGTATTGTAAAGGCCAGCAATGTCATGGCTATGCGGAGAAGTCTGGGTTGATTTTCAATCAACATGTGAAGAACACACTTATGTGTATGTATTCGATGTGCGAGGATGTGGAAGGGGCTATGAGGGTTTTTAATGGGGTGCCTGGCATTGATATTTTCACGTATAATTCGCTTTTGACTGCACTTTTGGAACACGGGTCTTTGAGTGAAGCATTGGATGTTTTTAGGAAGCTGCTAGAGGCGGATGTGGAGTGGGATGGTGCCTCTTACGTGGGTGTTTTGGGCCTTTGTGCTTGTCTTAAGGATTTAAAGTTGGGCTCACAAGTTCACAGTAGAATGTTGAAATCCGGTTTCAATTCTGATATGTTTGTAAATTGTGCAATGATAGATATGTATGGAAAATGTGGTGAGATTACAAAAGCAAGAAAAGCTTTTGGCTCATTAAAAGCTCGGAATGTGGTCTCTTGGACTGCAATCTTGGCTGCTTGCTTACAAAACGAGTGCTTTGAGGAAGCACTAAAGCTATTCTTTGAGATGGAAACTGACGGTGTTAGGCCAAATGAGTACACATTTGCGGTGCTGTTGAATTCCAGTGCTAGCTTATCAGCTGTAGCATATGGAACTTCATTACATGCACATATAGAAAAGGTGGGGTATGAAGATTTCGTCATAGTGGGGAACGCTTTGGTTAATATGTACTCGAGGAATGGAGATATTGAATTGGCTTACAGCGTCTTTGCAAAAATGCGGTCTCGAGATCCTATTACTTGGAATTCCATGATATCTGGTTACTCTCACCATGGGCTTGGTAAGGAAGCCCTGACTGTGTTTCGTGACATGTTAGCTGCAGAAGAGAAACCAAATTATGTTACTTTCATTGGGGTTCTCTCTGCTTGTGGACATTTGGGTCAAGTAGAACAAGGGTTCTACTATTTGAACCATTCCATGAACATGCTCGGGATTGAACCTGGTTTGGAGCATTATACCTGTATTATTGGGCTTCTTGGAAAGGCTGGACAACTCGATGAAGCTGAGAATTTCATGAGATCAATGCCAGTCAAATGGGACATTGTTGCCTGGCGAACTTTGCTTAATGCTTGTCATGTACAACGGAATTATCGTGTAGGAATGCGAGCTGCAGAAGTCATCTTGCGAATGGATCCTAATGATGTGGGAACTTGTATCCTGTTGTCTAACATGCACGCCAAGTTCAAAAGGTGGGATGGTGTTGTCAAAATGCGGAAACTAATGAGAGAAAGAAACATTAAGAAAGAACCAGGATTGAGTTGGACAGAAATAAGAAACAATACCCATATCTTCATTGCAGGTGATAACAAGCACCCAGAGTCTGTTCAAATTCAAAAGAAGGTTAGAGAGTTGTTGGCTGAAATAAAGCCACTTGGTTATGTACCAGATCAGGCTTCTGCACTGCATGATGTTGAGGAGGAGCAGAAAGTAGATTATCTTACTTTCCACAGCGAGAAGCTTGCTATAGCGTATGCACTGATGAA